One genomic window of Cellulophaga sp. Hel_I_12 includes the following:
- the crtD gene encoding 1-hydroxycarotenoid 3,4-desaturase CrtD, which translates to MAKAIVIGAGIGGIATALRLKKKGYQVTVLEANAYAGGKLHAMNLDGYRFDLGPSLFTMPHLVTELFELYDIKTEDYFQFTRKDILCNYFWEDGKRFSVQANQQDFVKSASKAFNEDEAALAAYLHKNKEKYDLTARLFLENSLHKINTYLSADTVNAIFKVAKLDTNSSLDQVNKKAFKNPKVIQLFNRYATYNGSSPYKTPGIMSMIPHLEMYFGTYYPKGGMHQISQSLYQLALNQGIIFKFNEKVEEIVVANKKAKGVISQKNNYAADIVISNMDIYPTYKKLLKEQVHPTKTLKQERSSSALIFYWGISKEFPELDLHNILFSTSYENEFKAIFEDKTLISDPTVYINITSKEDKKDAPQGHENWFVMINAPGNYGQDWETLVQNARRHIIAKINNILKVDLESFITAEHILSPVGIENSTSSYRGALYGAASNTKFSSFLRHPNFSRKINNLYFCGGSVHPGGGIPLCLLSAKIVGDLVPKLN; encoded by the coding sequence ATGGCAAAGGCCATTGTAATTGGCGCGGGCATTGGCGGAATCGCTACAGCCTTACGTTTAAAAAAAAAAGGATACCAAGTCACTGTTCTTGAAGCAAATGCCTACGCGGGTGGCAAACTTCACGCTATGAATTTAGATGGATACCGTTTTGATTTAGGCCCATCTTTATTTACTATGCCCCATTTAGTAACGGAGCTATTTGAGCTCTACGACATAAAAACAGAAGATTATTTTCAATTTACAAGGAAAGATATTCTTTGTAATTATTTCTGGGAAGACGGAAAGCGATTTTCAGTACAAGCCAACCAGCAAGATTTCGTAAAAAGTGCTTCAAAAGCTTTTAATGAGGATGAAGCTGCCCTTGCTGCCTATCTACATAAAAACAAAGAAAAGTACGATTTAACAGCCCGCTTGTTTTTAGAGAATTCCTTACATAAAATTAACACCTATTTATCGGCAGATACCGTAAATGCTATTTTTAAGGTCGCCAAATTAGACACCAATAGCAGTCTGGACCAGGTGAATAAAAAAGCGTTTAAAAATCCAAAAGTAATACAACTTTTTAACAGGTACGCCACCTATAATGGCTCGTCACCCTATAAAACACCGGGAATAATGTCTATGATCCCTCATCTAGAAATGTATTTTGGCACCTACTACCCCAAAGGAGGAATGCATCAAATTAGCCAAAGTCTGTATCAATTAGCCCTGAATCAAGGAATCATTTTTAAATTTAATGAAAAAGTAGAAGAAATTGTAGTAGCTAACAAAAAAGCTAAAGGTGTCATCTCACAAAAAAACAATTATGCGGCCGACATTGTAATTTCAAACATGGATATTTATCCCACCTATAAAAAGTTATTAAAAGAACAGGTTCACCCGACCAAAACACTGAAACAAGAACGCTCTAGCTCTGCACTAATTTTTTACTGGGGAATTTCTAAAGAGTTTCCAGAATTAGACCTACACAATATTCTCTTTTCTACCTCATACGAAAACGAATTTAAAGCTATTTTTGAAGACAAAACACTAATCAGCGACCCTACCGTGTATATAAATATAACAAGTAAAGAGGATAAAAAAGATGCTCCTCAAGGTCATGAAAACTGGTTTGTAATGATTAATGCACCCGGTAATTATGGTCAAGATTGGGAAACCTTGGTGCAAAACGCACGTAGGCATATCATCGCTAAAATAAATAATATTTTGAAGGTAGATTTAGAGTCCTTCATAACTGCAGAACATATTTTGAGTCCTGTTGGTATTGAAAATAGCACTAGTTCTTACCGAGGAGCACTATACGGTGCGGCTAGTAATACTAAATTTTCTTCGTTCTTAAGGCATCCAAACTTCAGTAGAAAAATTAATAATTTATATTTTTGTGGAGGTTCCGTACATCCTGGTGGCGGAATACCCTTATGTTTACTATCAGCGAAAATAGTGGGCGATTTAGTGCCGAAATTGAATTAA
- a CDS encoding sterol desaturase family protein, protein MTLFIGIVIFLVTFVFMEFMAWFSHKYIMHGFLWVLHKDHHHKDHDSWFERNDAFFIIYAVVSMSFIITASNTWFWYGLPIGFGIMAYGAAYFLVHDIFIHQRFKLLRNANNWYARGVRRAHKIHHKHLGKEEGECFGMLFVPFKYFKK, encoded by the coding sequence ATGACGCTTTTTATTGGAATCGTAATTTTCTTAGTAACCTTTGTGTTTATGGAATTTATGGCTTGGTTTAGCCATAAATACATTATGCATGGCTTTCTTTGGGTTTTACATAAGGATCACCACCATAAAGATCACGACTCATGGTTTGAACGCAATGATGCCTTTTTCATCATTTATGCGGTTGTAAGTATGTCTTTTATTATAACGGCTTCAAATACTTGGTTTTGGTATGGATTGCCTATTGGATTTGGAATTATGGCTTACGGAGCGGCCTACTTTTTAGTACATGATATCTTTATTCATCAGCGTTTCAAATTACTGCGAAATGCTAATAACTGGTATGCCCGAGGGGTACGTAGAGCGCACAAAATTCATCATAAACATTTAGGAAAGGAAGAAGGAGAGTGCTTCGGGATGCTTTTTGTTCCGTTTAAATATTTTAAGAAGTAG
- a CDS encoding phytoene/squalene synthase family protein, giving the protein MKSIFDHVSFSCSKTVTESYSTSFSLATKMLHTSIRGDVYNIYGFVRFADEIVDTFHEYDKSFLFNKFEQDLEEALSHKISLNPILNAFQHTYHKYQIPHHLVASFMKSMRMDLSKKIYKTDEEYKDYIYGSADVVGLMCLKVFVKGDQEAYDNLKSSAMALGSAFQKVNFLRDLKDDFEGLDRTYFPNTNLRALDEVSKNRIVAEINEDFRLGYEGIAKLPNTAKFGVYTAYKYYSKLLQKLQNTPPLEIQNTRIRVSNYQKFGLLAKSYVNYKLNLVQ; this is encoded by the coding sequence ATGAAAAGCATTTTTGACCATGTTTCCTTTAGCTGTAGTAAAACAGTAACAGAATCGTACAGTACCTCTTTTTCCCTTGCCACAAAGATGTTACACACAAGCATTCGCGGTGATGTTTATAACATTTATGGTTTTGTGCGTTTTGCTGATGAAATTGTAGATACTTTTCATGAGTATGACAAATCTTTTTTATTCAATAAATTTGAGCAAGATTTAGAAGAGGCACTAAGCCATAAGATTAGTTTAAATCCTATTTTAAACGCATTTCAACACACGTATCATAAATATCAAATACCGCATCACTTAGTGGCTTCATTTATGAAAAGTATGCGGATGGACTTGTCTAAGAAGATTTACAAAACCGATGAGGAGTACAAAGATTACATCTATGGATCGGCTGATGTTGTGGGTCTAATGTGTTTAAAAGTGTTTGTAAAAGGTGATCAAGAGGCTTATGATAATCTTAAATCATCTGCAATGGCTTTAGGTTCCGCTTTTCAAAAAGTAAACTTTTTAAGAGACCTAAAAGATGATTTTGAAGGCTTAGACCGGACCTATTTTCCAAATACAAACTTAAGGGCCTTAGATGAGGTTTCTAAAAATAGAATTGTAGCTGAAATTAATGAAGATTTTAGGTTAGGTTATGAAGGCATAGCAAAGCTTCCAAATACAGCTAAATTTGGGGTATATACCGCCTATAAATATTATTCAAAGTTATTGCAAAAACTACAAAACACGCCTCCTCTAGAAATTCAAAATACCAGAATAAGAGTATCTAATTATCAAAAATTTGGGCTCTTAGCAAAATCATATGTTAATTATAAACTTAATTTAGTGCAATAA